The Natrinema amylolyticum genome includes the window GCGCACCTTCGAGGCCGATCAGGTCGTCATGGGCTGGGGGCCGACCTCCCACGGCCGCGCCGAGTCGCGCATCGACGAGCTGACCCACGACCTCCCCTGTGACTTCCTGATGCTGAAAGGGCGGGAGTTCGATCCCAGCCGGATCCTGTTGCCGACGGCCGGCGGCCCGGACTCGGTGCTGGGCGCGGACGTCGTCCGACTGCTCCGCGACGAATTCGACTCCCGCGTGACACTCCTGCACGCCCTCTCCGCGGACGAGTCTCGGGCGGACGGCGAGCGGTTCCTCGAGGAGTGGGCCGCCGAGAACGGGCTGGCCGACGCCGAACTGATCGTCGACGACCGAGACGTCGAAACCGCCATCGACGACGCCGCGACGGACGCGACGCTGGTCGTGATCGGCGCGACCGAGCGCGGCCTGCTGTCGCGGGTCGTCCGAGGCTCGCTAGTCCTCGACGTCCTCGATGACGTCGACTGTTCGGTGTTGCTCGCCGAGACCGCCCGCGAACGGACCATGCGCGAACGGCTGCTGGGGATCGAGGAAGAGTAACCGCCCCGCCGTTCTCGCAGGCCGTCCGAACCCGCTCGAGAAACGGAGGAACAGCCTTACGCGTGGCGACCAGTATATCTGATATGATCCCGCCCATCGCGAACCGGTTCGTCGCGGGGGAATCTCCTGCGAAAGCGCTCGAGCACGTCCGTCGGTTGAACGAGCGCGACGTGAAGGCGATCGTCAATCTCCTCGGCGAACACTACGACGACCGCGACCCCGTCGAAGCCGACGCCGCCGAGTATCGGCGGCTCGTCGCCGATATCGCGGGCTCGGGGCTCGAGGCCTGCATCTCCGTCAAGCCCTCGCAACTGGGCCTGGATCTCGGCGAGGACGTCTTCCGGACGGAACTGGCGGCGATCGTCGACGCGGCGGCCGATCACGACGTCTTCGTCTGGGTCGATATGGAGGACCACACGACGACCGACGCGACGCTGGACGCGTTCGAGGCGCTCGCCCGCGACCACGGGGGCGGCGTCGGGATCTGCGTCCAGGCCAACCTCCGACGGACGCGAGCGGACGTCAGACGCCTCGCCGACGTCCCCGGCAAGGTCCGCTTCGTAAAGGGCGCCTACGATCCCCCGGCCGACGTGGCCTACACGGATTCCGCGCGGATCGACCGGGAGTATCGAGACCTACTCGAGTACGCGTTCGAACACTATGACGGCGGGATCGGGGTGGGGAGCCACGATCCGGCGATGATCGAGCGCGCGAAAGCGCTCCACGAGCGCCACGGCACCGCGTTCGAGATCCAGATGCTCATGGGCGTCCGCGAGGACGCCCAGTACGAACTGGCCGACGAGTACGAGGTCTGGCAGTACGTCCCCTACGGCGACCGCTGGAAGTCCTACTTCTACCGGCGGGTC containing:
- a CDS encoding proline dehydrogenase family protein, translated to MIPPIANRFVAGESPAKALEHVRRLNERDVKAIVNLLGEHYDDRDPVEADAAEYRRLVADIAGSGLEACISVKPSQLGLDLGEDVFRTELAAIVDAAADHDVFVWVDMEDHTTTDATLDAFEALARDHGGGVGICVQANLRRTRADVRRLADVPGKVRFVKGAYDPPADVAYTDSARIDREYRDLLEYAFEHYDGGIGVGSHDPAMIERAKALHERHGTAFEIQMLMGVREDAQYELADEYEVWQYVPYGDRWKSYFYRRVMERRENLRFALRAVLSG